AGGCTGCCTCAGCGGTATCACCTTTCTGCTCTACTGTGACAATAAGAGGTGTAAAATCCAGTTCTGCAGCCTTCTGTGCCATGGCTTCTAGGGCCAGATGGTTATTGCCGATTATGTGATTATGGCAGTTGGTTAGTCTCTTTGGTGTCTCTGGCACCTCGCCGCAGCAGCCCCTTTTCAAGTATGAGAGGACGCTTTGTGGAACACTGGCCGTCAAGTCGTATTTTTCGAGCACGCTGTAAGCGTCCTGAAAGGTTGAACAATCTGGATATGTTGGTCCAGAGGCGATGGTATCAAGGTCGTCTCCGATAACATCGGATATTATCAACGAAACCACTTTTGTTGGTGAATAGAACTCCCCCAACCGGCCACCCTTTGTTCTAGACAAATGCTTTCTTACCGCATTGATTTCATGTATTTCAGCGCCGCACTTCAATAGTAATTCAGTCGTTTTTTGCTTATCTTCAAGGCTTATGCCGTCAACAGGACAGGGCATTAGAGCCGAACCACCGCCGGAAATCAAACATATGACCAGGTCATTGGCATTTATGGAGTACTTGTCTTTTAAAGCCAGCATCTGCTTCATGCCGTTAAAGCCTCTCTTGTCCGGGAGGGGGTGACCGGCTTTTATTATCTTTATCCTCTTCGTTCTGTAACCTCCCCCCTTACAATTGACGATGCCGGTGACGATATTCTTTGCGCCTATAGTGTTTTCCAGTGCTTCTGCCATGAGCCCTGATGCTTTGCCGCCGCCGATAACTAAAATCCTACTCTTGGCGGTATTATATGCGGTGTCTTTCACCTTTAGTGACACGCCTTCTGGATTATAGCTTACGGCTGATTTCATGATAGTTCTGGCCAGAACACGCTCTATGCCAGCCTCGATGATTTTCAGAGCCTGGCGCCTTAATTTGGTTGTGGTCAGCTCATCCCAGTTCTTTACCATCACTTTAACCTATAGAGCAAAAACAGAAAGAGCCTTTTCTGGACCTTAAGTATACGCTGTTCAGTCGGAAAAATTAACAATTTGCGGGCACAGACCTTTAAACCTGTCCGGAACAATCTGTCCTTCTGAGCGAAGCGAACACTCGCTGCACAGATATTGACCTGGAGGATAGTTTGTACTAAAATAGATAGTAGTGCAAGGCATAGCAGTACAAGGCTTGGAAGGAGACTAAGTTGGCTTATGTTCAGCAGCTGCTAAAAGGGCTTATTGACCCCATCATTCTTTCTGTCATCGACCGACTGCCTATGTACGGTTACCAGATCGTCAAGGAATTAGAACGGATAACCGGAGGATACCTTAAACTGAAAAGCGGCACGATTTATCCCTCACTCCTCAGATTGGAGAAGAACGGACTGGTCATGTCCAAGTGGAAACAGGTTACTGAAGGGCGGGGAAGAAGGTATTATCAGATAACGGGGAAGGGACGTCAGTTCCTGGCCAACCGTTCAGATGAATGGCGCGATTTCTGTACCGTGGTTACTAAGCTTATGCAAGGGGCTGATCATGAAAATATGGTCTTGCGCTGGGTGAGACGGCCTCGGCCGACTAGAAATTGAATACCTTTAACTGGAAGGGTGAGAGACAATGGCAGTGAAGGTTGTTACTGACAGTACCTCTGACTTGACGCCTGAGACGGCTGATGAGCTGGGAATCACGGTAGTGCCGCTGAACGTTCATTTTGGCACTGAGGCCTATCGGGATGGCATTGACCTGACGACCGAGGATTTCTACCTTAAGCTGTCGCATTGCAGGGATTTACCGACAACCTCAGCTCCTGCCCCGGGAACTTTCGCTGAGGTCTATGACAAACTGGCCAAAGAAACAGATGAAATCCTGGCTATTACTATTTCCTCGAAGCTCAGTGCTACCTATAAAGCGGCGATTGATGGTAAAGAGCTGAGGAAGAGTAAAGCTCGGCTTGAGATAATCGATTCTCTATCGGCGATTGCCGGGTTGGGGCTAATTGTCATATCGGCGGCCAAGGCAGCTAAGGCGGGTGCTAGTTTTGATGAGGTGATTGATGCTGTCTGTAGCAGCATGAATCGGGTGGACTTTCGCATGGCTTTTGACACGTTGGAGTATTTGAGAAGGGGTGGGCGTATTGGTACTGCGCAGGCATTTCTGGGCTCGGCGCTGAAAGTGAATCCCATCCTCACCATAAGAGGCGGTCTTACTGAAGGGGTTGCCAGAGTTCGCTGCAGGGCCAAGGCGATTGACTATCTATGTAACTTTGCTATGAGTTTCCCCGATATTGAAGAGATAGCTATAGAAGATGCTACCACGCCGGAGGAAGCTGAGATTTTGGCCGAGCGGCTTTGTTTCAGATTTGTCACTGAGCGCATCTACTGGATGAAGGTAAGCCCGGTTATAGGCACTCATGTTGGCCCGCATGTCCTCGGGGTAGGCGTGCTGCCGAAGCAGTAAACAT
This is a stretch of genomic DNA from Chloroflexota bacterium. It encodes these proteins:
- a CDS encoding DUF4147 domain-containing protein; translated protein: MVKNWDELTTTKLRRQALKIIEAGIERVLARTIMKSAVSYNPEGVSLKVKDTAYNTAKSRILVIGGGKASGLMAEALENTIGAKNIVTGIVNCKGGGYRTKRIKIIKAGHPLPDKRGFNGMKQMLALKDKYSINANDLVICLISGGGSALMPCPVDGISLEDKQKTTELLLKCGAEIHEINAVRKHLSRTKGGRLGEFYSPTKVVSLIISDVIGDDLDTIASGPTYPDCSTFQDAYSVLEKYDLTASVPQSVLSYLKRGCCGEVPETPKRLTNCHNHIIGNNHLALEAMAQKAAELDFTPLIVTVEQKGDTAEAAYMRAGEILEGKYQGYNAILIGGETTPKLPENAGKGGRNQHYAAVSMLAMKSYPGYWVAASVGTDGSDYLPDVAGAMVDNNTLLSATSRGIDVKAYIDRFDSHTLFKKIGGSLIITGNTGTNVSDVMLYLLGQ
- a CDS encoding PadR family transcriptional regulator, translated to MAYVQQLLKGLIDPIILSVIDRLPMYGYQIVKELERITGGYLKLKSGTIYPSLLRLEKNGLVMSKWKQVTEGRGRRYYQITGKGRQFLANRSDEWRDFCTVVTKLMQGADHENMVLRWVRRPRPTRN
- a CDS encoding DegV family protein, translating into MAVKVVTDSTSDLTPETADELGITVVPLNVHFGTEAYRDGIDLTTEDFYLKLSHCRDLPTTSAPAPGTFAEVYDKLAKETDEILAITISSKLSATYKAAIDGKELRKSKARLEIIDSLSAIAGLGLIVISAAKAAKAGASFDEVIDAVCSSMNRVDFRMAFDTLEYLRRGGRIGTAQAFLGSALKVNPILTIRGGLTEGVARVRCRAKAIDYLCNFAMSFPDIEEIAIEDATTPEEAEILAERLCFRFVTERIYWMKVSPVIGTHVGPHVLGVGVLPKQ